The window CATCATGACGACATCCTTCTTCCTGTCGCGGCGCTCGCTGAAAGCCTCGCCCAATTCCGGCATGCCGATCTGGCAAGACCGGCTGTTCATCGGCCTGGCCAAAACTGCGGCTGACGCGACCGAGTATTTCCAGATTCCGACCGGGCGCGTGGTCGAGATCGGCACGCAAGTGGCGATCTGAAGCGCCACTCGGCGATCCGCCGTTTTATGCATGTCGTGGTCCCGAAAACCATTGTACGGTTTGACCGGCATGCATTTGGGAGGCGGATGTGAGCGGCGAATTGGTGCTTGTTACCGGCGGCTCCGGCTTCCTTGGCGCGCATTGCATCGTGGCCCTGCTGAACGCCGGCTACCGCGTGCGCACGACCATACGCTCAGCCAAGCGCGAGGCGGACGTTCTCGCCATGCTGAAAGCCGCGGGGATCGAGCCGGGCGACAGGCTTTCCTTTGCCGCCGCCGATCTCATGGCCGATGCGGGCTGGCCGGCGGCGGTCGCCGGCTGCGATCACGTCCTTCACGTCGCCTCGCCATTTCCGCCCGGCGTGCCGAAGCACGAGGACGATCTGATTGTGCCGGCCCGGGAAGGCGCTTTGCGGGTGCTCAGGGCCGCGCGGGACGCCGGCGTCAGGCGCGTTGTGCTCACCTCGTCCTTTGCCGCGATCGGCTATGGCAAGATACCGCCCGACGGGCGGCCTTTCACCGAACAAGACTGGACCGATCCGACGGCCAAGGTCAGCGCCTACGTGAAGTCGAAGACGCTTGCCGAACGCGCCGCGTGGGATTTCATCGCCGGCGAGGGCGGCGCGCTGGAACTGTCGGTGGTCAATCCGGTCGGGATTTTCGGACCGGTGCTCGGCCCGGACCATTCAACCTCCACCGCGTTTGTCCAGCGCATGATGAACGGTGCGCTGCCAGGCCTGCCGCGCATGTCGTTCGGCGTGGTCGACGCGCGCGACGTGGCCGATTTGCATTTGCGCGCCATGACGAATCCCGCCGCCAAGGGCGAGCGCTTCCTGGCGGTATCGGGTGACTTCATGACCGCGCAGCAGATCGCGCAAACCGTGAAAACCCGACTGGGTGCTGCCGCGGCGCGCGTCTCGACCAGGATGCTTCCAGATTGGCTGGTGCGGGTCGCCGGACTGTTCAACGCCGAAGCCGCGCAGCTCGTGACGGAACTCGGCAAAGTCAAGAACGCCACCAACGCCAAGGCGGTGCGCCTGCTGGGCTGGTCGCCGCGATCACGCGAAGATGCGCTCGCGGCGACCGGCGAAAGTCTGATCCAACTGGGACTGGTGAAGAAATAGGACAGGCCGAGCCATCCGGTCCGGCCTGTCCGATAGGTCAGATCAAACTGCCAGGACGGCCTTGTTAGCCTCCAGGAATTGCTTCAGCGACACGGATTTGCGGCCGGAGAGTTTTTCGACGGCGTCCGTCACCATGCCGAGTTTGCCGACGCGCGTGGCGGCGTCGAAGGATACCAAAAGCCGGGCGATCGGTTCGGGGACGCCGACTGCCTTTATCCCCTCGGCCAAAGCTTCATCGGAAAGCTGAATGACCTCGATCGGCTTGCCGGTGATTTCCGTGGCAAGCGCTGCAACCTCGGCGACAGTGTAGGCTTTCGGCCCGGTCAGGGTGTAGGTCGTGCTTGCGCGGGCCTCGGAAGCCAGCCCGGCGGCGATCGCTGCCGCCAGATCGTCGCGCGCGCCGTATGATATGCCGCCATCGCCCGCCGACGTGTACCAGTGTCCCGACGCCAAGGTCTGCGGCAGCGACAAGAACAGATTCTCGTCATACCAGCCGTTGCGGAAGATCGTATAGGCGATGCCGCTCGCCTTGATTGCCTGTTCGGTGGCCAAATGATCGGGAGCGAAGAGAATTGGCGAACCTGGCTCGGGATCGGGCATCGATGTGTAGAGAATATGGGCGACGCCTGCCTGCCTGGCCGCCGCCACGGCCGCCAGCTGCTGCTCCTGCCGCTTGCCCCGCACCGCCAATTCGCTGGTCGAGATGATCAGCACCCGGTCGGCGCCCTTGAAAGCCTCCTCCAGCGAAGCCGGGTCGTCGAAGTCGGCGGCCCTGACGCTGACGCCCTGCGCAGCGAGATCGGCAAGGTTCCCGGGACTGCGCGTTGTGGCGATGATGCGGGCCGGCGCGACCTGTTGCGCATCCAGCAAATGACGGATGACGGCGCGGCCGAGCTGGCCGGAAGCGCCGGTGACGAGGAGGGTTTCGGTCATGGGAGGTCCTTGGAATTGCGCCAAAGGGCGCGTGCCGTTACTGGTCTCGAAAAGAGACCAGCGCTAAAATAAGAATTGACCTGAGGCCGTAAAGAAGGCAGTTTTTCGGGAGGTAGGCACAGCCGGGGAACCACTCGGCTGGATGCCGTTTCGAGCAACGGACGCCGTCATGGACAGCAAGATTGTCAACCTGAAATCGAAGCTCGAGGTCTACAAAGCGATGACCGGCGGCGGCAATATCGCTGATTGCCCGGTTCGCGATGTTATCCAGGGCATCAACGGCAAATGGAGCTCGCTGCTGGTCATGGCGCTGGCCGAAAAGCCTTATCGGTTCGGCGAATTGCGCCGCCTGGTGCCCGACATCTCGCAGCGCATGCTGACGCAGACGCTCTACGATCTGCAGCGCGACGGCTATGTGCATCGCGAAGTGTTTCCGACCAAGCCGCCGAGCGTCGAGTACAGCCTCACCGATCTCGGCCGCTCGATGTTCGCGCCGTTGCAGATGCTCATCCAATGGGCCGAACTCAATCACGATACCGTACGCGAGGCGCGCGCCGCCTTCGATGCCGCGCAGGCCTGAGCCGGCTCCATCGACGACAAGCGTCAAAGCGCCAGCTTGATTTGGCGCTGGCCGTGAGAGATTGTCCCCGCCGGTTCGGGTTTGGGGGCAATGGACAAGTCTTACGAGATCGCGATTGCCGGCGCCGGTCCGGCCGGCTTGGCCGCCGCCCTCTATCTCGAGCGGGCAGGGCACAAAGTCACCGTTTTCGAGCGCTTCGACGAGCCGAAGCCGGTCGGCTCCGGCCTGATCCTGCAGCCGACCGGGCTGACGGTGCTCGCCGATCTCGGCCTGCTTGAAGACATCCTTTTGCTCGGCAGCCGCATCGAGCGTCTTTGTGGCACCGATGCCAAGAGCGGGCGAACGGTGCTCGATGTCCGCTATGATTCGAGGCGCGGCCGCTTCGGTCTCGCGGTACATCGGGCGGCGCTTTTCGGCGTGCTTTATCGTGCGGCGCGGCGCGCGGCGATCGCCATCGAAACCAATGTCGAGATCGAGACGTTGGAGGCCGGTGAAAGGGCGACGCTTGTCTGCGGTAACGGGAAGCGGCTGGGACCTTTCGATCTGGTCGTCGACGCCAGCGGGGCGCGCTCCAGGCTGCGGCAATGCCTCGGCGATCCGGCCATGCCGCGCCCGCTTACCTATGGCGCCTTCTGGGCCTCGCTCGGCTGGCGCGACGGTTTTGACCCGAAAGCGCTGCTGCAGCGCTACGACAAGGCCAGCGTCATGGTCGGCGTGCTGCCGATCGGCAGGCCCGAGCCAAGCGCCGAGACGATGGCCGCGTTCTTCTGGAGCCTCAAGCCGGCGGATGTCGAAAGCGTGCGGGGCGAAGGCCTCGACGCGTGGAAGGCGAGGGTGATCTCGGTATGGCCGCAATGCGAGGCTTTCACCCGCCAGATCGACAGTTTCGAGCAGCTCTCGCTTGCCCGCTACGGCCACCACACGATGGCGCTGCCGGCCGGGCGACGGCTGGCGGTTATCGGCGACGCCGCGCATTCGACCAGCCCGCAGCTCGGCCAGGGCGCCAACATGGCGCTGCTCGACGCGGCGGCACTCAGCCATGCGCTGGCGCGAACGAGTGGCGTCGACGAGGCGCTGGAGACTTATGCAAGGGCACGCCGCTGGCACGTGCGGGTCTTCCAGGCGCTGTCCTTGTCGTTGACGCCGTTCTACCAGTCGGACTCCGTCACGTTGCCGTTCGTGCGCGACCGGCTGGTGGCGGCGCTGGCGAAGATCCCGCCGGGGCCGCAATTCCTCGCCGCCATGGTTGCAGGAACCGTGATCGATCCGTTCAGGCCGATCGGGCTAGCCGAGCTGCAATGGCCTCCGACCGGATCATCTGCGACAGATAGGACGCCTTTGCCCGCAGGAAGGCGTGCAACCGCAGCGGATAGCCCGGACTGACAGCCTCCTTCACCGATTGCCGTTCGCTCAACGCCTTGCGCCAGGCCTGGACGAGAGGTTTTCCATCCAGGATGCCAAAATCACCGAACCTGTCGAACGTGTCGAAATAGCGGAAGATCGGCCCGTAGACGGCATCGACCAATGAGAAGCGGTCGCCGGCGAACCACGGACCGCTCCGCCTTGCCGACAGTTCCGCCTCCATACGCCCAAACATTTCCGACAAGCCGCTGCTTTCCTTGAAGAACGCGGCCTCATCGGCAGCGGAATAGAAGCGGCCTATCGCATTGAGAATGGCCGAGCCGAATTCGATCCAGGCGCGGTGCCTGGCACGCATGAGCGGATCGGCCGGGTGCAACGGATTGGCCTGCGTCTCCTCGAGAAATTCGAGGATGACGGCCGATTCGAAGATGATTTCTTCTCCGCCGTCGTGCCGCACGCGCAGCAGCGGCACCTTGCCGAGCGGCGAGATCGCCTTGAACCAGTCTGGCTTGTCGGCGAGGTCGACGTTGACGCGTTCGAACGGCACGCTTTTCTCGGCCAGCGAGATCGCCGCGCGTTGCACATAGGGGCAGAGGTGATGGCTGACGAGAACGAGCTTTTCGCCCATCTCACTCTCCCCAGATATAGTTCAGCGTGCCATCCTCAACGCGCGTGGAGAGAAACATCAGGCGCGAGCCCTTCGGCGCCGGGCCTTCGAGCCGCGCGCCGCTTTCCATGTCGAAGCTGGCGCCATGCCATTGGCAGACGAAAGCGCCGTCCCTGCAGTCGAGCGGCCCGCCGAAATGCAGGCAGACATTGGCCGCGGCGCGAATGCGCTCGCCGCTGCGCCAGACATGGACCTCGCGGCCGAAGAACGGCGCGATCAGGCTGCCGCTTTGCGGGATGTCGGCGATCTTGCAGATTTCGTGTTTCATCGGAAAACTCCATATCGATGCATTTGCATTTATATAGATGCATATGCATCGACCGTCAAGCTTGATGCAATTGCATCTATCGCGTAGGCTGCGCCGATGACGAAGACATCCCCTTCACCGCAGGCCATCGACGCCTGGGCTCGCCTGATGCGCGTCTCGCGCCAGCTTGTCGAAAGGACCGAGGAGGTGCTGAAGGCCGGCGGCCTGCCGCCGCTTGCCTGGTACGACGTGTTGCACGAACTCGCCGAAGCGGGCGAGGGCAGTTTGCGCCCCTTCGAACTGGTCGATCGCACACTGTTGGCGCAGTACAACATCTCGCGGCTCCTGGCGCGGCTCGAGGCGGATGGCCTGGTGGAGAAATTGCCCGTCACCGAAGACGGCCGTGGGCAAACGGTGCGCATCACGGCGAGCGGCCGGAACATGCGACGCCGCATGTGGTCGGTCTACGGAGCCTCGATCAAGGCGCTGATGGGCGACAAGCTTTCAGTGAAGGAATTGGAAACGCTGGCGGCGCTGCTCGGGCGGCTGCGGCATCCGCCGATCATGGAATGAAAAACCAGGCAGGCGCCTTAGGGTGTGTTGATATTCAGGTGAGGCCGGCCTGCAAATGGCGGTTTCCTGCGCTTCCGGTGCTCACGTACTTCAAGTACGCTCCGCTCCGGTTCTCGGAAGCCACCATTTTCGACTCGGCCTGACCTGAATCTCAACACA is drawn from Mesorhizobium sp. B1-1-8 and contains these coding sequences:
- a CDS encoding SDR family oxidoreductase; amino-acid sequence: MSGELVLVTGGSGFLGAHCIVALLNAGYRVRTTIRSAKREADVLAMLKAAGIEPGDRLSFAAADLMADAGWPAAVAGCDHVLHVASPFPPGVPKHEDDLIVPAREGALRVLRAARDAGVRRVVLTSSFAAIGYGKIPPDGRPFTEQDWTDPTAKVSAYVKSKTLAERAAWDFIAGEGGALELSVVNPVGIFGPVLGPDHSTSTAFVQRMMNGALPGLPRMSFGVVDARDVADLHLRAMTNPAAKGERFLAVSGDFMTAQQIAQTVKTRLGAAAARVSTRMLPDWLVRVAGLFNAEAAQLVTELGKVKNATNAKAVRLLGWSPRSREDALAATGESLIQLGLVKK
- a CDS encoding SDR family oxidoreductase, whose amino-acid sequence is MTETLLVTGASGQLGRAVIRHLLDAQQVAPARIIATTRSPGNLADLAAQGVSVRAADFDDPASLEEAFKGADRVLIISTSELAVRGKRQEQQLAAVAAARQAGVAHILYTSMPDPEPGSPILFAPDHLATEQAIKASGIAYTIFRNGWYDENLFLSLPQTLASGHWYTSAGDGGISYGARDDLAAAIAAGLASEARASTTYTLTGPKAYTVAEVAALATEITGKPIEVIQLSDEALAEGIKAVGVPEPIARLLVSFDAATRVGKLGMVTDAVEKLSGRKSVSLKQFLEANKAVLAV
- a CDS encoding winged helix-turn-helix transcriptional regulator, coding for MDSKIVNLKSKLEVYKAMTGGGNIADCPVRDVIQGINGKWSSLLVMALAEKPYRFGELRRLVPDISQRMLTQTLYDLQRDGYVHREVFPTKPPSVEYSLTDLGRSMFAPLQMLIQWAELNHDTVREARAAFDAAQA
- a CDS encoding FAD-dependent oxidoreductase, which translates into the protein MDKSYEIAIAGAGPAGLAAALYLERAGHKVTVFERFDEPKPVGSGLILQPTGLTVLADLGLLEDILLLGSRIERLCGTDAKSGRTVLDVRYDSRRGRFGLAVHRAALFGVLYRAARRAAIAIETNVEIETLEAGERATLVCGNGKRLGPFDLVVDASGARSRLRQCLGDPAMPRPLTYGAFWASLGWRDGFDPKALLQRYDKASVMVGVLPIGRPEPSAETMAAFFWSLKPADVESVRGEGLDAWKARVISVWPQCEAFTRQIDSFEQLSLARYGHHTMALPAGRRLAVIGDAAHSTSPQLGQGANMALLDAAALSHALARTSGVDEALETYARARRWHVRVFQALSLSLTPFYQSDSVTLPFVRDRLVAALAKIPPGPQFLAAMVAGTVIDPFRPIGLAELQWPPTGSSATDRTPLPAGRRATAADSPD
- a CDS encoding glutathione S-transferase family protein, translated to MGEKLVLVSHHLCPYVQRAAISLAEKSVPFERVNVDLADKPDWFKAISPLGKVPLLRVRHDGGEEIIFESAVILEFLEETQANPLHPADPLMRARHRAWIEFGSAILNAIGRFYSAADEAAFFKESSGLSEMFGRMEAELSARRSGPWFAGDRFSLVDAVYGPIFRYFDTFDRFGDFGILDGKPLVQAWRKALSERQSVKEAVSPGYPLRLHAFLRAKASYLSQMIRSEAIAARLARSA
- a CDS encoding Rieske (2Fe-2S) protein, which encodes MKHEICKIADIPQSGSLIAPFFGREVHVWRSGERIRAAANVCLHFGGPLDCRDGAFVCQWHGASFDMESGARLEGPAPKGSRLMFLSTRVEDGTLNYIWGE
- a CDS encoding MarR family winged helix-turn-helix transcriptional regulator: MTKTSPSPQAIDAWARLMRVSRQLVERTEEVLKAGGLPPLAWYDVLHELAEAGEGSLRPFELVDRTLLAQYNISRLLARLEADGLVEKLPVTEDGRGQTVRITASGRNMRRRMWSVYGASIKALMGDKLSVKELETLAALLGRLRHPPIME